A stretch of the Selenihalanaerobacter shriftii genome encodes the following:
- a CDS encoding GerMN domain-containing protein has translation MTKKNKKINYLFIGGVVLILGLLYLIMFTPSKIETKKVKLYFSFNQGQNLKAEVRKVTTDKLYKNTVQELINGPTNEELVRTIPDGTQLIDLKLKERTLVLNFNSKLKENHWGGSTGEMMTIYSIVNTMTQFPEINQVLFLIEGEEVKSLAGHMGLVEPISANEKIIIE, from the coding sequence ATGACTAAAAAGAATAAAAAGATAAATTATTTATTTATCGGGGGAGTAGTTTTAATTTTAGGTTTGCTATATTTAATCATGTTTACTCCTTCTAAAATTGAAACAAAGAAAGTAAAATTATATTTTAGTTTTAATCAAGGACAAAATTTAAAAGCAGAAGTAAGAAAAGTTACTACTGATAAATTATATAAAAATACTGTTCAAGAATTGATAAATGGTCCAACGAATGAAGAATTAGTAAGGACGATTCCTGATGGTACTCAATTAATTGATTTAAAATTAAAAGAAAGAACATTAGTATTAAATTTTAATTCTAAGCTTAAAGAAAACCATTGGGGTGGAAGTACAGGTGAAATGATGACTATTTATTCTATTGTAAATACTATGACTCAATTTCCAGAAATTAATCAAGTTTTATTTTTAATTGAAGGAGAAGAGGTTAAGAGTTTAGCAGGTCACATGGGGTTAGTAGAACCAATAAGTGCTAACGAAAAAATAATTATAGAATAG
- the murI gene encoding glutamate racemase, producing the protein MKSSNPIALFDSGVGGLTVTKEVMEEFPHENVIHFGDTLHLPYGPRAQEQVRSFAFKIIDYLIDVINVKLVIIACNTATAAALKLAKEKFEIPIIGPVKPGAKAAVKETNNQKLGVIATKGTIGSRAYHREIRELSTKVEIFAKACPEFVTLVEKGKVIGSEVEEVVQEYLAPLRAEGVDTLLLGCTHFPYLNKIIQKVMGPEVSLIYPGKEIAIQAREILSKHGLLNKQPQLGKREFYVSNLENISYDFVKVGKEFLELRELEFKKLDIFDE; encoded by the coding sequence ATGAAATCAAGTAATCCAATTGCGCTATTTGACTCCGGGGTTGGTGGCTTAACGGTTACTAAAGAGGTAATGGAAGAATTCCCACATGAGAATGTTATTCATTTTGGAGATACTCTACATTTACCTTATGGCCCCCGTGCTCAAGAACAAGTTCGCTCATTTGCATTCAAAATTATAGATTATTTAATAGATGTAATTAATGTTAAATTAGTTATTATTGCATGTAATACAGCAACAGCTGCTGCTTTAAAGTTAGCAAAAGAGAAGTTTGAAATACCGATTATCGGTCCTGTTAAACCTGGAGCTAAAGCGGCTGTTAAAGAGACTAATAATCAGAAGCTTGGAGTAATAGCAACTAAAGGTACAATTGGTAGCCGGGCTTATCATCGAGAAATTAGAGAATTATCTACTAAAGTTGAAATATTTGCTAAAGCATGTCCAGAGTTTGTTACTTTAGTAGAGAAAGGCAAGGTTATAGGTTCAGAAGTTGAAGAGGTAGTTCAAGAGTATTTAGCTCCTCTGCGGGCCGAAGGAGTAGATACTTTATTATTAGGTTGTACTCATTTTCCTTATTTAAACAAAATAATTCAAAAAGTCATGGGACCAGAGGTTAGTTTAATTTATCCTGGCAAAGAGATAGCTATTCAAGCTAGAGAAATTCTATCAAAACACGGGTTATTAAATAAACAGCCTCAACTAGGTAAGAGAGAGTTTTATGTGAGTAATCTGGAAAATATATCGTATGATTTTGTAAAAGTTGGCAAAGAATTTTTAGAACTAAGAGAGTTAGAATTTAAAAAACTAGATATCTTTGATGAATAA
- a CDS encoding N-acetylmuramoyl-L-alanine amidase family protein yields the protein MIPKRNSILVLLICIILFSYVLPISAMNMKVRLSINGQVVDQALNVQKVNDTLLIPVKVLDQQFALEVEWINIIKSVNIKLDDRIIKLRVGERQVQFGDEIKELSTKVKLVDGQALIPADFVAEILGYQMNFTDNELEFFKPILKVKDITYNETDFGEEIVITTNKKPHYKTKSLPAPERLFIDIFNSELTKEIDEIAVNNGLIFQIRSGQFKAGIVRIVLDLYQPLSYNTDVVKVGDDYQLKLKINPRIIGFRYNNERKTFAILSNKKLSDYQTKYKKEDNELIVEFSNTLLDVVKDSIEIEDNESIKKVKLNQINRGGSTAVKINFQLKKRVKFNTYNDPKNPNKLILNPNDTAELFGVKYDKQVNNVEIKVSKPVSVKSVPLKKGSRLVLDLPNTVFRKVSESLRVGNDSVEEIRIAQFNKKMSRVVVDLKKLVNYELESIQDDANNNYSIIVKLDNLNNDSQIDKSDDKSDKGKTSKDNHPSTDKSYEKYLEEVNIFKKKNRINLQINLNTKSDYKIRKFKYPNRLVIDIPGAVDNLDPDQIAKPQGIIKDVRVSQFSRDPLMSRVVFELPYPINYDLISKDQSAQIKLKLRIPNRDLSLSGRMIVIDAGHGGADPGAIGPSGIMEKKVNLDIAKRLTALLRKAGAKVKMTRTNDEYITLWSRADMANELGCDIFVSIHSNAHKGEDASGTETYIYPGSYGDTLILAKIMQSSLQEKIGLIDRGVKFERLYVLEKTTMPSILSEIAFITNEEEEQLLADPNLRQKAAAGLYEGIVAYFNR from the coding sequence ATGATTCCTAAACGAAACTCTATATTAGTATTACTAATTTGTATTATTTTGTTTTCTTACGTGTTACCTATTTCGGCTATGAATATGAAGGTTAGATTATCAATTAATGGACAAGTTGTTGATCAAGCTTTAAATGTGCAAAAGGTTAATGATACTTTATTGATTCCTGTGAAGGTATTAGATCAACAATTTGCTTTAGAAGTTGAATGGATAAATATAATTAAGAGTGTTAACATAAAATTAGATGATAGAATAATTAAGTTAAGGGTTGGGGAAAGACAAGTACAGTTTGGTGATGAAATTAAAGAATTAAGTACTAAAGTTAAATTAGTGGATGGTCAAGCATTGATTCCAGCTGACTTCGTAGCAGAAATTTTAGGTTATCAGATGAATTTTACTGATAATGAATTAGAGTTTTTTAAACCGATTTTAAAAGTGAAGGATATTACATATAATGAGACAGATTTTGGTGAAGAAATTGTAATTACAACCAATAAAAAACCTCATTATAAAACAAAATCTTTACCTGCGCCAGAACGATTATTTATTGACATTTTTAATTCAGAGTTAACTAAAGAAATTGATGAAATAGCTGTCAATAATGGTTTAATTTTTCAAATTAGAAGTGGTCAGTTTAAAGCAGGTATTGTCAGAATTGTATTGGATCTATATCAACCTTTAAGCTATAATACTGATGTAGTTAAAGTTGGTGATGATTATCAGCTTAAACTTAAGATTAATCCACGAATTATTGGTTTTAGGTATAATAATGAGAGAAAGACATTTGCTATTTTGTCTAACAAAAAATTAAGTGATTATCAAACTAAATATAAAAAAGAAGATAATGAATTAATTGTTGAATTCTCCAATACTTTATTAGATGTGGTGAAAGATTCAATAGAAATAGAGGATAATGAATCTATTAAGAAAGTAAAGTTGAACCAAATTAACAGAGGTGGTTCTACAGCGGTTAAAATTAATTTTCAACTAAAGAAGCGGGTAAAGTTTAATACATATAATGATCCTAAAAATCCTAATAAGTTAATTTTGAATCCAAATGATACTGCTGAATTATTTGGTGTTAAATATGATAAGCAGGTGAACAATGTAGAGATTAAAGTTAGTAAGCCAGTTTCTGTTAAATCAGTTCCTTTAAAGAAAGGAAGTAGATTGGTACTAGATTTACCGAATACTGTTTTTCGTAAAGTTAGTGAAAGTTTAAGAGTTGGGAATGATTCTGTAGAGGAAATTAGGATAGCACAATTTAATAAAAAGATGTCTAGAGTGGTAGTTGATTTAAAGAAATTAGTTAATTATGAACTAGAATCTATTCAAGATGATGCTAATAATAATTATAGTATAATTGTTAAATTAGATAATCTCAACAATGATTCACAAATAGATAAATCAGATGATAAATCTGATAAAGGCAAGACATCAAAAGATAATCATCCGTCTACAGATAAATCTTATGAAAAGTATTTAGAGGAAGTTAACATTTTTAAGAAAAAAAATCGAATTAATTTACAAATTAATTTAAATACTAAATCTGATTATAAAATTAGGAAGTTTAAGTATCCTAATCGTTTAGTTATTGATATACCAGGAGCTGTTGACAATTTAGATCCTGACCAGATAGCTAAACCTCAAGGAATAATTAAGGACGTAAGAGTAAGTCAATTTTCTCGAGATCCTCTAATGTCAAGAGTTGTTTTTGAATTGCCGTATCCTATAAATTATGATCTAATTTCTAAAGACCAGAGTGCTCAAATAAAACTTAAACTCAGGATACCTAATCGAGATTTATCTTTATCTGGTAGAATGATCGTCATTGATGCTGGTCATGGAGGGGCAGATCCAGGAGCAATTGGTCCTAGTGGAATAATGGAGAAGAAAGTGAATTTAGATATTGCTAAACGCTTGACTGCTTTATTAAGGAAAGCTGGGGCTAAAGTAAAGATGACTAGAACAAATGATGAATATATTACACTGTGGTCAAGGGCAGATATGGCTAATGAATTAGGGTGTGACATTTTTGTTAGCATTCATTCTAATGCTCATAAAGGAGAAGATGCCTCTGGGACAGAAACTTATATTTACCCTGGTAGTTATGGTGACACCTTGATATTAGCTAAGATTATGCAGAGTTCGCTTCAGGAGAAGATTGGATTAATCGATCGAGGTGTTAAATTCGAAAGACTTTATGTCTTAGAAAAGACAACTATGCCTTCTATTTTAAGTGAAATTGCTTTTATTACTAATGAAGAAGAAGAGCAATTATTGGCTGACCCGAACCTTAGACAAAAGGCAGCTGCAGGTTTATATGAAGGAATAGTTGCCTATTTTAATAGGTAA